A genomic stretch from Natronomonas gomsonensis includes:
- a CDS encoding twin-arginine translocation signal domain-containing protein has protein sequence MGKQTPRDLNRLNEHKLTRRRVMKAAAAAGMSSAAVLTMTPDDVKAADSDQVTIPFDTEGEEKKQIAADVLDWYYRARDATDKIKEAHFGKDGVHRVATRGGGQLTMLMYT, from the coding sequence ATGGGTAAACAAACTCCCCGCGATCTTAACAGATTGAACGAACACAAACTGACCCGCCGCCGGGTAATGAAGGCCGCAGCTGCCGCCGGGATGTCATCCGCAGCAGTGTTGACGATGACGCCCGATGATGTGAAAGCCGCTGATTCCGATCAAGTAACGATCCCGTTCGACACAGAGGGCGAAGAGAAGAAACAGATTGCAGCTGATGTCCTTGACTGGTACTACCGTGCCCGTGATGCAACGGATAAAATCAAAGAAGCCCACTTCGGCAAAGATGGAGTCCATCGGGTCGCCACTCGCGGCGGAGGTCAACTGACAATGCTCATGTACACGTGA